The following coding sequences lie in one Sorghum bicolor cultivar BTx623 chromosome 6, Sorghum_bicolor_NCBIv3, whole genome shotgun sequence genomic window:
- the LOC8060430 gene encoding uncharacterized protein LOC8060430, translating to MKGGGGGKETLTASFLRFLLLLLLPLTALYFFYTLHLLLTSASSAASNCAPDAASVSRVSANLTAATASASTAAAEKQLPPSPLAVPSATTLQHVVFGIAASSRFWDKRKEYIKVWWRPRGAMRGYVWLDREVRESNMSTARTGLPAIRISSDTSAFPYTHRRGHRSAIRISRIVSETFRLGLPGVRWFVMGDDDTVFFPDNLLTVLNKFDHRQPYYIGSLSESHLQNIYFSYGMAYGGGGFAISRPLAEALARMQDGCLRRYPALYGSDDRIQACMAELGVPLTKHPGFHQYDVYGDLLGLLASHPVAPIVTLHHLDVVKPLFPDARSRPAAVRRLFDGPVKLDTAGLMQQSICYDGANRWTVSVAWGFTVLVARGIMSPREMEMPARTFLNWYRRADYTAYAFNTRPMARSPCQKPAVYYMSSARRQAGRGGETTVTRYERWRHPNETRPACRWDIADPDAHLDHIVVLKKPDPGLWDRSPRRNCCRVVSSPKDGGENGEKTMTIDVGVCREGEFSQVAGA from the exons ATGAAGGGAGGAGGGGGCGGGAAGGAGACGCTCACCGCCTCCTTCCTCCGcttcctcctcctgctcctcctccccctcACCGCCCTCTACTTCTTCTACACGCTGCACCTCCTCCTCACCTCCGCGTCGTCGGCCGCCTCCAACTGCGCGCCTGACGCCGCGTCGGTCTCCCGGGTGTCCGCCAACCTcacggcggcgacggcgtcggcgtcgacggcggcggcggagaagcAGCTGCCCCCTTCCCCCTTGGCTGTGCCCTCGGCGACGACGCTGCAGCACGTGGTGTTCGGCATCGCCGCGTCGTCGCGGTTCTGGGACAAGCGTAAGGAGTACATCAAGGTGTGGTGGCGCCCGCGCGGCGCCATGCGGGGCTACGTGTGGCTGGACCGCGAGGTGCGCGAGTCCAACATGTCCACGGCGCGCACGGGGCTCCCGGCCATCAGGATCTCGTCCGACACCTCCGCGTTCCCCTACACGCACCGCCGCGGCCACCGGTCCGCCATCCGCATCTCCCGCATCGTCTCCGAGACGTTCCGCCTGGGCCTCCCCGGCGTGCGCTGGTTCGTAATGGGCGACGACGACACCGTCTTCTTCCCGGACAACCTCCTCACCGTGCTCAACAAGTTCGACCACCGCCAGCCCTACTACATCGGCTCCCTCTCCGAGAGCCACCTGCAGAACATCTACTTCTCCTACGGGATGGcgtacggcggcggcggcttcgcCATCAGCCGGCCCCTGGCCGAGGCGCTGGCGCGGATGCAGGACGGCTGCCTCCGCCGGTACCCAGCGCTGTACGGCAGCGACGACCGGATCCAGGCGTGCATGGCGGAGCTGGGCGTGCCGCTCACCAAACACCCGGGGTTCCACCAGTACGACGTGTACGGCGACCTCCTGGGCCTGCTCGCGTCCCACCCGGTGGCGCCGATCGTGACGCTGCACCACCTGGACGTCGTGAAGCCGCTGTTCCCGGACGCGAGGTCGCGCCCGGCGGCGGTGCGGCGGCTGTTCGACGGGCCGGTGAAGCTGGACACGGCGGGGCTGATGCAGCAGTCCATCTGCTACGACGGCGCCAACCGTTGGACGGTGTCCGTGGCGTGGGGGTTCACGGTGCTGGTGGCCAGGGGCATAATGTCGCCTCGGGAGATGGAGATGCCGGCGCGCACGTTCCTCAACTGGTACCGCCGCGCCGACTACACGGCGTACGCGTTCAACACGAGGCCGATGGCGCGCAGCCCGTGCCAGAAGCCCGCCGTGTACTACATGTCGTCGGCGCGGCGCCAGGCCGGGCGCGGCGGGGAGACCACGGTGACGCGGTACGAGCGGTGGCGCCACCCGAACGAGACGCGGCCCGCGTGCCGGTGGGACATAGCCGACCCGGACGCGCATCTCGATCACATCGTCGTCCTCAAGAAGCCTGACCCCGGGCTCTGGGACAGG TCCCCCAGGCGAAATTGCTGCAGAGTGGTGTCTTCGCCCAAGGATGGTGGGGAGAACGGGGAGAAGACGATGACCATCGATGTAGGCGTATGCAGGGAAGGCGAGTTCAGCCAAGTAGCAGGAGCGTGA